In Bradysia coprophila strain Holo2 unplaced genomic scaffold, BU_Bcop_v1 contig_24, whole genome shotgun sequence, one genomic interval encodes:
- the LOC119078130 gene encoding loricrin-like isoform X1, which translates to MKFVVFLTVLVACEATFFGGSSGGGGGIGNLLGGLGGGGGGGGLGGLFSKFGGGSGGGGSSGGGWSSGGGGGGGGGHSSGGGGGYSSGGGGSWSSGGGGSSGGGWSSGGGHSSGGGGYGGGNGGGYGGGGSSGGETTIYIIESSGSGGGGHGGGSGGYSGGGGSSGGGWSSGSSGGGSSGYSSGPARGGNSGWSSGSSGGSYGGSSGGSYGGSSGGSYGGSSGGSSQGGGWSSGSSGGGSSGYSSGPARGGNSGWSSGSSGGSYGGSSGGSYGGSSGGASQGGGWSSGSSGGGSSGYSSGPARGGNSGWSSGSSGGSYGGSSGGSGSSGSEVTYILVPVSSGGSGSQGSHGGSGSSGGGWSR; encoded by the exons ATGAAG TTCGTCGTGTTTCTTACCGTTTTGGTAGCATGTGAAGCTACTTTCTTTGGAGGAAGTTCTGGAGGAGGAGGAGGTATTGGAAATTTGCTAGGCGGTCTCGGAGGTGGCGGAGGAGGAGGCGGCTTAGGAGGATTATTTAGCAAGTTTGGAGGAGGTTCGGGCGGCGGCGGTAGTAGTGGTGGCGGTTGGTCGTCTGGAG GAGGAGGAGGAGGAGGAGGAGGCCATAGCAGTGGAGGAGGAGGCGGTTATAGCAGTGGTGGAGGCGGAAGCTGGTCTTCAGGTGGAGGCGGAAGTAGTGGTGGAGGCTGGTCATCTGGAG GAGGTCATTCTTCCGGAGGCGGAGGATACGGCGGAGGAAACGGTGGAGGATACGGCGGAGGAGGTAGCAGTGGAGGCGAGACAACCATTTACATAA TTGAAAGTTCCGGAAGTGGAGGCGGCGGACATGGTGGTGGAAGTGGAGGCTATTCCGGAG GTGGTGGAAGTAGTGGCGGTGGATGGTCTTCGGGAAGCTCTGGTGGAGGCAGCAGCGGATATTCTTCTGGTCCAGCACGTGGAGGTAATAGTGGATGGTCATCAGGAAGTTCCGGAGGATCATACGGAGGCAGCAGTGGTGGATCATACGGAGGAAGCAGTGGCGGATCATACGGTGGCAGCAGTGGCGGTTCAAGCCAAGGTGGTGGATGGTCTTCCGGAAGCTCTGGTGGAGGCAGCAGCGGATATTCTTCTGGTCCAGCACGTGGAGGTAATAGTGGATGGTCATCAGGAAGTTCCGGCGGATCATACGGAGGCAGCAGTGGCGGATCATACGGTGGCAGCAGTGGCGGTGCAAGCCAAGGTGGTGGTTGGTCTTCCGGAAGCTCTGGTGGAGGCAGCAGTGGATATTCTTCTGGTCCAGCACGTGGAGGTAATAGTGGATGGTCATCTGGAAGTTCTGGCGGATCATATGGGGGCAGCAGTGGCGGAAGTGGAAGTAGCGGATCTGAGGTCACTTACATACTAGTACCAGTCAGTTCTGGCGGCTCTGGATCACAAGGCAGTCATGGAGGCAGTGGAAGCTCTGGCGGCGGTTGGTCGAGATAG
- the LOC119078130 gene encoding loricrin-like isoform X3: MKFVVFLTVLVACEATFFGGSSGGGGGIGNLLGGLGGGGGGGGLGGLFSKFGGGSGGGGSSGGGWSSGGGGGGGGGHSSGGGGGYSSGGGGSWSSGGGGRGHSSGGGGYGGGNGGGYGGGGSSGGETTIYIIESSGSGGGGHGGGSGGYSGGGGSSGGGWSSGSSGGGSSGYSSGPARGGNSGWSSGSSGGSYGGSSGGSYGGSSGGSYGGSSGGSSQGGGWSSGSSGGGSSGYSSGPARGGNSGWSSGSSGGSYGGSSGGSYGGSSGGASQGGGWSSGSSGGGSSGYSSGPARGGNSGWSSGSSGGSYGGSSGGSGSSGSEVTYILVPVSSGGSGSQGSHGGSGSSGGGWSR; encoded by the exons ATGAAG TTCGTCGTGTTTCTTACCGTTTTGGTAGCATGTGAAGCTACTTTCTTTGGAGGAAGTTCTGGAGGAGGAGGAGGTATTGGAAATTTGCTAGGCGGTCTCGGAGGTGGCGGAGGAGGAGGCGGCTTAGGAGGATTATTTAGCAAGTTTGGAGGAGGTTCGGGCGGCGGCGGTAGTAGTGGTGGCGGTTGGTCGTCTGGAG GAGGAGGAGGAGGAGGAGGAGGCCATAGCAGTGGAGGAGGAGGCGGTTATAGCAGTGGTGGAGGCGGAAGCTGGTCTTCAGGTGGAGGCGGAA GAGGTCATTCTTCCGGAGGCGGAGGATACGGCGGAGGAAACGGTGGAGGATACGGCGGAGGAGGTAGCAGTGGAGGCGAGACAACCATTTACATAA TTGAAAGTTCCGGAAGTGGAGGCGGCGGACATGGTGGTGGAAGTGGAGGCTATTCCGGAG GTGGTGGAAGTAGTGGCGGTGGATGGTCTTCGGGAAGCTCTGGTGGAGGCAGCAGCGGATATTCTTCTGGTCCAGCACGTGGAGGTAATAGTGGATGGTCATCAGGAAGTTCCGGAGGATCATACGGAGGCAGCAGTGGTGGATCATACGGAGGAAGCAGTGGCGGATCATACGGTGGCAGCAGTGGCGGTTCAAGCCAAGGTGGTGGATGGTCTTCCGGAAGCTCTGGTGGAGGCAGCAGCGGATATTCTTCTGGTCCAGCACGTGGAGGTAATAGTGGATGGTCATCAGGAAGTTCCGGCGGATCATACGGAGGCAGCAGTGGCGGATCATACGGTGGCAGCAGTGGCGGTGCAAGCCAAGGTGGTGGTTGGTCTTCCGGAAGCTCTGGTGGAGGCAGCAGTGGATATTCTTCTGGTCCAGCACGTGGAGGTAATAGTGGATGGTCATCTGGAAGTTCTGGCGGATCATATGGGGGCAGCAGTGGCGGAAGTGGAAGTAGCGGATCTGAGGTCACTTACATACTAGTACCAGTCAGTTCTGGCGGCTCTGGATCACAAGGCAGTCATGGAGGCAGTGGAAGCTCTGGCGGCGGTTGGTCGAGATAG
- the LOC119078130 gene encoding loricrin-like isoform X2: MKFVVFLTVLVACEATFFGGSSGGGGGIGNLLGGLGGGGGGGGLGGLFSKFGGGSGGGGSSGGGWSSGGGGGGHSSGGGGGYSSGGGGSWSSGGGGSSGGGWSSGGGHSSGGGGYGGGNGGGYGGGGSSGGETTIYIIESSGSGGGGHGGGSGGYSGGGGSSGGGWSSGSSGGGSSGYSSGPARGGNSGWSSGSSGGSYGGSSGGSYGGSSGGSYGGSSGGSSQGGGWSSGSSGGGSSGYSSGPARGGNSGWSSGSSGGSYGGSSGGSYGGSSGGASQGGGWSSGSSGGGSSGYSSGPARGGNSGWSSGSSGGSYGGSSGGSGSSGSEVTYILVPVSSGGSGSQGSHGGSGSSGGGWSR, translated from the exons ATGAAG TTCGTCGTGTTTCTTACCGTTTTGGTAGCATGTGAAGCTACTTTCTTTGGAGGAAGTTCTGGAGGAGGAGGAGGTATTGGAAATTTGCTAGGCGGTCTCGGAGGTGGCGGAGGAGGAGGCGGCTTAGGAGGATTATTTAGCAAGTTTGGAGGAGGTTCGGGCGGCGGCGGTAGTAGTGGTGGCGGTTGGTCGTCTGGAG GAGGAGGAGGAGGCCATAGCAGTGGAGGAGGAGGCGGTTATAGCAGTGGTGGAGGCGGAAGCTGGTCTTCAGGTGGAGGCGGAAGTAGTGGTGGAGGCTGGTCATCTGGAG GAGGTCATTCTTCCGGAGGCGGAGGATACGGCGGAGGAAACGGTGGAGGATACGGCGGAGGAGGTAGCAGTGGAGGCGAGACAACCATTTACATAA TTGAAAGTTCCGGAAGTGGAGGCGGCGGACATGGTGGTGGAAGTGGAGGCTATTCCGGAG GTGGTGGAAGTAGTGGCGGTGGATGGTCTTCGGGAAGCTCTGGTGGAGGCAGCAGCGGATATTCTTCTGGTCCAGCACGTGGAGGTAATAGTGGATGGTCATCAGGAAGTTCCGGAGGATCATACGGAGGCAGCAGTGGTGGATCATACGGAGGAAGCAGTGGCGGATCATACGGTGGCAGCAGTGGCGGTTCAAGCCAAGGTGGTGGATGGTCTTCCGGAAGCTCTGGTGGAGGCAGCAGCGGATATTCTTCTGGTCCAGCACGTGGAGGTAATAGTGGATGGTCATCAGGAAGTTCCGGCGGATCATACGGAGGCAGCAGTGGCGGATCATACGGTGGCAGCAGTGGCGGTGCAAGCCAAGGTGGTGGTTGGTCTTCCGGAAGCTCTGGTGGAGGCAGCAGTGGATATTCTTCTGGTCCAGCACGTGGAGGTAATAGTGGATGGTCATCTGGAAGTTCTGGCGGATCATATGGGGGCAGCAGTGGCGGAAGTGGAAGTAGCGGATCTGAGGTCACTTACATACTAGTACCAGTCAGTTCTGGCGGCTCTGGATCACAAGGCAGTCATGGAGGCAGTGGAAGCTCTGGCGGCGGTTGGTCGAGATAG
- the LOC119078130 gene encoding loricrin-like isoform X6, with the protein MKFVVFLTVLVACEATFFGGSSGGGGGIGNLLGGLGGGGGGGGLGGLFSKFGGGSGGGGSSGGGWSSGGHSSGGGGGYSSGGGGSWSSGGGGRGHSSGGGGYGGGNGGGYGGGGSSGGETTIYIIESSGSGGGGHGGGSGGYSGGGGSSGGGWSSGSSGGGSSGYSSGPARGGNSGWSSGSSGGSYGGSSGGSYGGSSGGSYGGSSGGSSQGGGWSSGSSGGGSSGYSSGPARGGNSGWSSGSSGGSYGGSSGGSYGGSSGGASQGGGWSSGSSGGGSSGYSSGPARGGNSGWSSGSSGGSYGGSSGGSGSSGSEVTYILVPVSSGGSGSQGSHGGSGSSGGGWSR; encoded by the exons ATGAAG TTCGTCGTGTTTCTTACCGTTTTGGTAGCATGTGAAGCTACTTTCTTTGGAGGAAGTTCTGGAGGAGGAGGAGGTATTGGAAATTTGCTAGGCGGTCTCGGAGGTGGCGGAGGAGGAGGCGGCTTAGGAGGATTATTTAGCAAGTTTGGAGGAGGTTCGGGCGGCGGCGGTAGTAGTGGTGGCGGTTGGTCGTCTGGAG GCCATAGCAGTGGAGGAGGAGGCGGTTATAGCAGTGGTGGAGGCGGAAGCTGGTCTTCAGGTGGAGGCGGAA GAGGTCATTCTTCCGGAGGCGGAGGATACGGCGGAGGAAACGGTGGAGGATACGGCGGAGGAGGTAGCAGTGGAGGCGAGACAACCATTTACATAA TTGAAAGTTCCGGAAGTGGAGGCGGCGGACATGGTGGTGGAAGTGGAGGCTATTCCGGAG GTGGTGGAAGTAGTGGCGGTGGATGGTCTTCGGGAAGCTCTGGTGGAGGCAGCAGCGGATATTCTTCTGGTCCAGCACGTGGAGGTAATAGTGGATGGTCATCAGGAAGTTCCGGAGGATCATACGGAGGCAGCAGTGGTGGATCATACGGAGGAAGCAGTGGCGGATCATACGGTGGCAGCAGTGGCGGTTCAAGCCAAGGTGGTGGATGGTCTTCCGGAAGCTCTGGTGGAGGCAGCAGCGGATATTCTTCTGGTCCAGCACGTGGAGGTAATAGTGGATGGTCATCAGGAAGTTCCGGCGGATCATACGGAGGCAGCAGTGGCGGATCATACGGTGGCAGCAGTGGCGGTGCAAGCCAAGGTGGTGGTTGGTCTTCCGGAAGCTCTGGTGGAGGCAGCAGTGGATATTCTTCTGGTCCAGCACGTGGAGGTAATAGTGGATGGTCATCTGGAAGTTCTGGCGGATCATATGGGGGCAGCAGTGGCGGAAGTGGAAGTAGCGGATCTGAGGTCACTTACATACTAGTACCAGTCAGTTCTGGCGGCTCTGGATCACAAGGCAGTCATGGAGGCAGTGGAAGCTCTGGCGGCGGTTGGTCGAGATAG
- the LOC119078130 gene encoding glycine-rich cell wall structural protein 2-like isoform X7: MKFVVFLTVLVACEATFFGGSSGGGGGIGNLLGGLGGGGGGGGLGGLFSKFGGGSGGGGSSGGGWSSGGGGGGGGGHSSGGGGGYSSGGGGSWSSGGGGSSGGGWSSGGGHSSGGGGYGGGNGGGYGGGGSSGGETTIYIIESSGSGGGGHGGGSGGYSGGGGSSGGGWSSGSSGGGSSGYSSGPARGGNSGWSSGSSGGSYGGSSGGSYGGSSGGSYGGSSGGSSQGGGWSSGSSGGGSSGYSSGPARGGNSGWSSGSSGGSYGGSSGYSSGPARGGNSGWSSGSSGGSYGGSSGGSGSSGSEVTYILVPVSSGGSGSQGSHGGSGSSGGGWSR; this comes from the exons ATGAAG TTCGTCGTGTTTCTTACCGTTTTGGTAGCATGTGAAGCTACTTTCTTTGGAGGAAGTTCTGGAGGAGGAGGAGGTATTGGAAATTTGCTAGGCGGTCTCGGAGGTGGCGGAGGAGGAGGCGGCTTAGGAGGATTATTTAGCAAGTTTGGAGGAGGTTCGGGCGGCGGCGGTAGTAGTGGTGGCGGTTGGTCGTCTGGAG GAGGAGGAGGAGGAGGAGGAGGCCATAGCAGTGGAGGAGGAGGCGGTTATAGCAGTGGTGGAGGCGGAAGCTGGTCTTCAGGTGGAGGCGGAAGTAGTGGTGGAGGCTGGTCATCTGGAG GAGGTCATTCTTCCGGAGGCGGAGGATACGGCGGAGGAAACGGTGGAGGATACGGCGGAGGAGGTAGCAGTGGAGGCGAGACAACCATTTACATAA TTGAAAGTTCCGGAAGTGGAGGCGGCGGACATGGTGGTGGAAGTGGAGGCTATTCCGGAG GTGGTGGAAGTAGTGGCGGTGGATGGTCTTCGGGAAGCTCTGGTGGAGGCAGCAGCGGATATTCTTCTGGTCCAGCACGTGGAGGTAATAGTGGATGGTCATCAGGAAGTTCCGGAGGATCATACGGAGGCAGCAGTGGTGGATCATACGGAGGAAGCAGTGGCGGATCATACGGTGGCAGCAGTGGCGGTTCAAGCCAAGGTGGTGGATGGTCTTCCGGAAGCTCTGGTGGAGGCAGCAGCGGATATTCTTCTGGTCCAGCACGTGGAGGTAATAGTGGATGGTCATCAGGAAGTTCCGGCGGATCATACGGAG GCAGCAGTGGATATTCTTCTGGTCCAGCACGTGGAGGTAATAGTGGATGGTCATCTGGAAGTTCTGGCGGATCATATGGGGGCAGCAGTGGCGGAAGTGGAAGTAGCGGATCTGAGGTCACTTACATACTAGTACCAGTCAGTTCTGGCGGCTCTGGATCACAAGGCAGTCATGGAGGCAGTGGAAGCTCTGGCGGCGGTTGGTCGAGATAG
- the LOC119078130 gene encoding loricrin-like isoform X5 has protein sequence MKFVVFLTVLVACEATFFGGSSGGGGGIGNLLGGLGGGGGGGGLGGLFSKFGGGSGGGGSSGGGWSSGGGGGGGGGHSSGGGGGYSSGGGGSWSSGGGGSSGGGWSSGGGHSSGGGGYGGGNGGGYGGGGSSGGETTIYIIESSGSGGGGHGGGSGGYSGGGGSSGGGWSSGSSGGGSSGYSSGPARGGNSGWSSGSSGGSYGGSSGGSYGGSSGGSYGGSSGGSSQGGGWSSGSSGGGSSGYSSGPARGGNSGWSSGSSGGSYGGSSGGSYGGSSGGASQGGGWSSGSSGGGSSGYSSGGGSYGGSSGGSGSSGSEVTYILVPVSSGGSGSQGSHGGSGSSGGGWSR, from the exons ATGAAG TTCGTCGTGTTTCTTACCGTTTTGGTAGCATGTGAAGCTACTTTCTTTGGAGGAAGTTCTGGAGGAGGAGGAGGTATTGGAAATTTGCTAGGCGGTCTCGGAGGTGGCGGAGGAGGAGGCGGCTTAGGAGGATTATTTAGCAAGTTTGGAGGAGGTTCGGGCGGCGGCGGTAGTAGTGGTGGCGGTTGGTCGTCTGGAG GAGGAGGAGGAGGAGGAGGAGGCCATAGCAGTGGAGGAGGAGGCGGTTATAGCAGTGGTGGAGGCGGAAGCTGGTCTTCAGGTGGAGGCGGAAGTAGTGGTGGAGGCTGGTCATCTGGAG GAGGTCATTCTTCCGGAGGCGGAGGATACGGCGGAGGAAACGGTGGAGGATACGGCGGAGGAGGTAGCAGTGGAGGCGAGACAACCATTTACATAA TTGAAAGTTCCGGAAGTGGAGGCGGCGGACATGGTGGTGGAAGTGGAGGCTATTCCGGAG GTGGTGGAAGTAGTGGCGGTGGATGGTCTTCGGGAAGCTCTGGTGGAGGCAGCAGCGGATATTCTTCTGGTCCAGCACGTGGAGGTAATAGTGGATGGTCATCAGGAAGTTCCGGAGGATCATACGGAGGCAGCAGTGGTGGATCATACGGAGGAAGCAGTGGCGGATCATACGGTGGCAGCAGTGGCGGTTCAAGCCAAGGTGGTGGATGGTCTTCCGGAAGCTCTGGTGGAGGCAGCAGCGGATATTCTTCTGGTCCAGCACGTGGAGGTAATAGTGGATGGTCATCAGGAAGTTCCGGCGGATCATACGGAGGCAGCAGTGGCGGATCATACGGTGGCAGCAGTGGCGGTGCAAGCCAAGGTGGTGGTTGGTCTTCCGGAAGCTCTGGTGGAGGCAGCAGTGGATATTCTTCTGG TGGCGGATCATATGGGGGCAGCAGTGGCGGAAGTGGAAGTAGCGGATCTGAGGTCACTTACATACTAGTACCAGTCAGTTCTGGCGGCTCTGGATCACAAGGCAGTCATGGAGGCAGTGGAAGCTCTGGCGGCGGTTGGTCGAGATAG
- the LOC119078130 gene encoding loricrin-like isoform X4, whose amino-acid sequence MKFVVFLTVLVACEATFFGGSSGGGGGIGNLLGGLGGGGGGGGLGGLFSKFGGGSGGGGSSGGGWSSGGGGGGHSSGGGGGYSSGGGGSWSSGGGGRGHSSGGGGYGGGNGGGYGGGGSSGGETTIYIIESSGSGGGGHGGGSGGYSGGGGSSGGGWSSGSSGGGSSGYSSGPARGGNSGWSSGSSGGSYGGSSGGSYGGSSGGSYGGSSGGSSQGGGWSSGSSGGGSSGYSSGPARGGNSGWSSGSSGGSYGGSSGGSYGGSSGGASQGGGWSSGSSGGGSSGYSSGPARGGNSGWSSGSSGGSYGGSSGGSGSSGSEVTYILVPVSSGGSGSQGSHGGSGSSGGGWSR is encoded by the exons ATGAAG TTCGTCGTGTTTCTTACCGTTTTGGTAGCATGTGAAGCTACTTTCTTTGGAGGAAGTTCTGGAGGAGGAGGAGGTATTGGAAATTTGCTAGGCGGTCTCGGAGGTGGCGGAGGAGGAGGCGGCTTAGGAGGATTATTTAGCAAGTTTGGAGGAGGTTCGGGCGGCGGCGGTAGTAGTGGTGGCGGTTGGTCGTCTGGAG GAGGAGGAGGAGGCCATAGCAGTGGAGGAGGAGGCGGTTATAGCAGTGGTGGAGGCGGAAGCTGGTCTTCAGGTGGAGGCGGAA GAGGTCATTCTTCCGGAGGCGGAGGATACGGCGGAGGAAACGGTGGAGGATACGGCGGAGGAGGTAGCAGTGGAGGCGAGACAACCATTTACATAA TTGAAAGTTCCGGAAGTGGAGGCGGCGGACATGGTGGTGGAAGTGGAGGCTATTCCGGAG GTGGTGGAAGTAGTGGCGGTGGATGGTCTTCGGGAAGCTCTGGTGGAGGCAGCAGCGGATATTCTTCTGGTCCAGCACGTGGAGGTAATAGTGGATGGTCATCAGGAAGTTCCGGAGGATCATACGGAGGCAGCAGTGGTGGATCATACGGAGGAAGCAGTGGCGGATCATACGGTGGCAGCAGTGGCGGTTCAAGCCAAGGTGGTGGATGGTCTTCCGGAAGCTCTGGTGGAGGCAGCAGCGGATATTCTTCTGGTCCAGCACGTGGAGGTAATAGTGGATGGTCATCAGGAAGTTCCGGCGGATCATACGGAGGCAGCAGTGGCGGATCATACGGTGGCAGCAGTGGCGGTGCAAGCCAAGGTGGTGGTTGGTCTTCCGGAAGCTCTGGTGGAGGCAGCAGTGGATATTCTTCTGGTCCAGCACGTGGAGGTAATAGTGGATGGTCATCTGGAAGTTCTGGCGGATCATATGGGGGCAGCAGTGGCGGAAGTGGAAGTAGCGGATCTGAGGTCACTTACATACTAGTACCAGTCAGTTCTGGCGGCTCTGGATCACAAGGCAGTCATGGAGGCAGTGGAAGCTCTGGCGGCGGTTGGTCGAGATAG